Proteins encoded in a region of the Paucidesulfovibrio longus DSM 6739 genome:
- a CDS encoding ABC transporter substrate-binding protein codes for MPFLRRIRRFAVCLALLSVSALGFALLFGCGEGGAPQNPAARPPGVSDSEIVLGSSLALTGHAGYLGTQTLRGAQAYLRGVNEQGGVYGRRIRVIAKDDAYDPPRCLANTQKFIVDGDVFALFCYVGTPTTVKVLPMIREAGIPLLGMFTGANALREPFNRYVINIRASYYEETEAAVRHLVHELGMTRIAVFYQYDAYGFDGLVGAELALKNFGLEPVARGSYIRGTQDVEEGLERVRDSGAQAVVMVGTYGACARFILRAGEEGFDPVFYNVSFVGAEELARRLGPDSPRRVIMSQVVPPVSGNIAPNSEARVDSEYVEALRRWFPGEPPSFAGLEGYLNARILVEGLLRAGPNLTREGFIDAIESIRDFRLAPGLDFTFGPQDHQGMDQVYFTRLVNGRFELFTDWSFLRR; via the coding sequence TTGCCGTTTCTTCGCCGAATCCGCCGATTCGCCGTCTGCCTTGCGCTGCTTTCCGTTTCCGCGCTGGGCTTCGCGCTGCTTTTCGGCTGCGGGGAGGGCGGCGCGCCCCAGAACCCGGCGGCCCGGCCGCCGGGCGTGTCCGACTCCGAGATCGTGCTCGGCTCCTCCCTGGCGCTCACGGGGCACGCCGGATACCTCGGCACCCAGACCCTGCGCGGGGCGCAGGCCTACCTGCGCGGCGTCAACGAGCAGGGCGGCGTCTACGGAAGGCGCATCCGCGTCATCGCCAAGGACGACGCCTACGACCCGCCGCGCTGCCTCGCCAACACCCAGAAGTTCATCGTGGACGGCGACGTTTTCGCCCTGTTCTGCTACGTGGGCACGCCCACCACGGTCAAGGTTCTGCCCATGATCCGCGAAGCGGGCATCCCGCTGCTGGGCATGTTCACCGGGGCAAACGCCCTGCGGGAACCCTTCAACCGCTACGTCATCAACATCCGCGCCTCCTACTACGAGGAAACCGAGGCCGCCGTGCGCCATCTGGTTCACGAACTCGGAATGACGCGCATCGCGGTCTTCTACCAGTACGACGCCTACGGTTTCGACGGCCTGGTGGGCGCCGAGCTGGCCCTGAAGAACTTCGGCCTGGAGCCCGTTGCCCGCGGTTCCTACATCCGCGGCACCCAGGACGTGGAAGAGGGGCTGGAGCGCGTGCGCGATTCCGGAGCCCAGGCCGTGGTCATGGTCGGCACCTACGGCGCCTGCGCGCGGTTCATCCTGCGCGCCGGCGAGGAGGGCTTCGACCCGGTCTTCTACAACGTTTCCTTCGTCGGCGCCGAGGAACTGGCCCGGCGGCTCGGGCCGGACTCCCCCCGCCGGGTGATCATGTCCCAGGTGGTGCCCCCGGTGAGCGGAAACATCGCTCCGAACAGCGAGGCGCGCGTGGATTCGGAATACGTGGAGGCTCTGCGGCGCTGGTTTCCCGGCGAGCCGCCGAGCTTCGCCGGACTGGAGGGCTACCTCAACGCGCGCATCCTGGTGGAGGGGCTGCTCCGGGCCGGGCCGAACCTGACCCGCGAGGGCTTCATCGACGCCATCGAGTCCATCCGGGACTTCCGGCTCGCTCCGGGGCTGGACTTCACCTTCGGGCCGCAGGACCACCAGGGCATGGATCAGGTCTATTTCACCCGGCTGGTGAACGGCCGCTTCGAACTGTTCACCGACTGGTCCTTCCTGCGGCGCTAG
- the fliD gene encoding flagellar filament capping protein FliD, whose protein sequence is MTYISTTSSEVTTYESVSGDISFDGLGNGTDFSEIIDATIDAESYLLEEYQTQLEEQEYIVDMLDQLSDEFDALEEILADFDTVAEFLEFSVASTDDAVAAVADTGAVPSSGTHTLEVGQLAENDIWINTATAFENSDDVVAAEDTTLTLSYAGVEVGVDVLSGTTAEELADLVSAAFDGKIEASLLNNGSAYLLTFSGVDTGADNVISIVDTGSLSFSADGFENTQAACDAWLKVDGYPSDADEWITRSGNEIEDLITGLDLTLTDVTDGAARLTVGYDTDAMTEKVETFVESVNQIILDIQTVTGRVTTYVENDAGEEEEAPAVKSYALDIIYAELKSILSGSASGSTDGDTYSVLSQIGISTDADEDSETFGQLLLDEDELAEALDADPRSVAELFASTDEAVCEDGQVSYVSMIEGITETGDHDISYVVEGGVLVSATIDGEDALIDGWNIEGASGTDAQGLLVSVLDQAEGAHDSSLSIKQGKVVELMEALEKWTDSDSGTLTILMNYCDENIDSLEDQIDNEEVRLSTLETSLNRRYSNLDSVLAEYEALSDTLDSLISKLDSD, encoded by the coding sequence ATGACGTATATTTCCACGACATCCAGCGAAGTCACCACCTACGAATCCGTTTCCGGGGACATCTCCTTCGACGGCCTGGGCAACGGCACGGACTTTTCGGAGATCATCGACGCCACCATCGACGCGGAGAGCTATCTTCTCGAGGAGTACCAGACCCAGCTGGAGGAGCAGGAATACATCGTGGACATGCTCGACCAGCTGTCGGACGAGTTCGACGCGCTGGAGGAGATCCTCGCCGACTTCGACACCGTGGCGGAGTTCCTGGAATTCAGCGTGGCCAGCACGGACGATGCGGTTGCCGCCGTGGCCGATACGGGCGCCGTGCCCTCTTCGGGAACGCACACCCTGGAGGTGGGCCAGCTCGCGGAGAACGACATCTGGATCAACACGGCCACCGCCTTCGAGAATTCGGATGATGTCGTCGCCGCCGAGGACACCACGCTGACGCTCTCCTACGCCGGGGTGGAGGTCGGGGTGGACGTGCTTTCGGGCACCACGGCCGAGGAACTGGCGGACTTGGTCAGCGCGGCCTTCGACGGCAAGATCGAGGCCAGCCTGCTCAACAACGGCAGCGCGTACCTGCTGACCTTCAGCGGCGTGGACACGGGCGCGGACAACGTCATTTCCATCGTGGACACCGGCAGCCTGAGCTTCTCGGCGGACGGCTTCGAAAACACCCAGGCCGCTTGCGACGCCTGGCTCAAGGTGGACGGCTACCCCTCGGACGCGGACGAATGGATCACCCGTTCCGGCAACGAGATCGAGGATCTGATCACGGGGCTCGACCTGACGCTGACCGACGTCACGGACGGCGCGGCGCGGCTCACCGTGGGGTACGACACGGACGCCATGACCGAGAAGGTCGAAACCTTCGTGGAGTCGGTCAACCAGATCATCCTGGACATTCAGACCGTGACGGGCCGCGTGACCACCTACGTGGAAAACGACGCCGGCGAGGAAGAAGAGGCTCCGGCCGTCAAGAGCTACGCCCTGGACATTATCTACGCGGAGCTGAAGAGCATCCTTTCCGGCTCGGCGTCCGGCTCCACGGACGGCGACACCTATTCCGTGCTCTCCCAGATAGGCATAAGCACGGACGCGGACGAGGATTCGGAGACCTTCGGCCAACTGCTGCTGGACGAGGACGAACTGGCCGAGGCCCTGGACGCGGATCCCAGGTCCGTGGCCGAGCTGTTCGCCTCCACGGACGAGGCGGTCTGCGAGGACGGGCAGGTCTCCTATGTTTCCATGATCGAAGGGATCACGGAAACCGGGGACCACGACATCTCCTATGTGGTCGAGGGCGGGGTGCTGGTTTCCGCCACCATCGACGGCGAGGACGCGCTCATCGACGGCTGGAACATCGAAGGCGCGTCCGGCACGGACGCCCAGGGCCTGCTGGTGAGCGTGCTGGACCAGGCGGAAGGCGCGCACGACTCCTCTCTGAGCATCAAGCAGGGCAAGGTCGTGGAGCTCATGGAGGCGCTGGAAAAGTGGACCGACTCCGATTCCGGCACGCTGACCATCCTGATGAACTACTGCGACGAGAACATCGATTCCCTCGAAGACCAGATCGACAACGAGGAGGTGCGCCTGAGCACCCTGGAAACGAGTCTGAACCGCCGGTACTCGAACCTGGATTCGGTGCTGGCCGAATATGAGGCCCTTTCCGACACCCTGGATTCGCTGATTTCGAAACTGGACAGCGATTAG
- a CDS encoding ATP-binding protein, with amino-acid sequence MDVQKRIGTAFARLSLRNKLLFSMLVAVLFISVTIAFVARWILVSSLTGELEMRGSAIAHSVAERGASHILDNNIPPLLSLIFDEVRLHERRDLISYIFIEDQQGEVLAHTLTRPLPETLRGNPLPPGAEESTKLMEDGDRSIYDIAVPINEGLYRIGAVHVGLNKDHIDSLVAKLRLTFLGFISGVIVITLFLSGYLTRHIAQPVTRLTRLADEISQGNFDVPLAVDGESDWDNRSCPAFKNTDLPCWHLDQSTLGDDGTLRRCAHCAFYHEVEGDELVQLGNSFRNMVWSIRLYRHRLRESEEKYRSLFDSGPDPIFVVELASGEIRDANPRAEELYGYERGDLVGRSFVLLGPEHNAECLQRFRDECETGCVYYPKLIHYRRDNEPFFVNMHACPISYRGRSAIIVAAADITEMIEKDAQLIQAAKMKTLGEMSAGVAHELNQPLNAIKMGSEYLALEGEGLAIGDGQRREVLAEISTQVDRASEIINTLRAFGRKSDLITEKVDLNAPVRAVLSMIRRQFELENIRFDLELTDGLSPFLGHSNRLQQVFFNLFTNARDAIDAYEPENGENPRRISIRTGMTEGRAWAEVGDTGGGIPENVRAKIFEPFFTTKETGQGMGLGLAISYGIVKDYGGEIRIQSGPGQGTVFRLEFPVAAPGGSA; translated from the coding sequence ATGGACGTGCAAAAGCGCATCGGAACGGCCTTCGCCCGGCTCAGCCTTCGCAACAAGCTGCTCTTTTCCATGCTCGTGGCCGTGCTCTTCATCAGCGTGACCATCGCCTTCGTGGCCCGCTGGATTCTCGTCTCCTCCCTGACGGGCGAGCTGGAGATGCGCGGCAGCGCCATCGCCCATTCCGTGGCCGAGCGCGGGGCCAGCCATATCCTGGACAACAACATCCCGCCGCTGCTCAGCCTCATCTTCGACGAGGTCAGGCTGCACGAGCGCCGCGACCTGATCTCCTACATCTTCATCGAGGACCAGCAGGGCGAGGTGCTGGCGCACACGCTGACCCGGCCCCTGCCCGAAACCCTGCGCGGCAACCCCCTGCCCCCCGGAGCCGAGGAGAGCACCAAGCTCATGGAGGACGGGGACCGCTCCATCTACGACATCGCCGTGCCCATCAACGAGGGCCTCTACCGCATCGGGGCCGTGCACGTGGGCCTGAACAAGGACCACATCGACAGCCTCGTGGCCAAGCTGCGCCTGACCTTCCTGGGCTTCATCTCCGGCGTCATCGTGATCACGCTCTTTCTCAGCGGCTATCTGACCCGGCACATCGCCCAGCCCGTGACCCGGCTGACCCGGCTGGCGGACGAGATCAGCCAGGGGAATTTCGACGTGCCCCTGGCCGTGGACGGCGAATCGGACTGGGACAACCGCTCCTGCCCGGCCTTCAAGAACACGGACCTGCCCTGCTGGCACCTGGACCAGTCCACCCTGGGCGACGACGGCACGCTGCGCCGCTGCGCCCACTGCGCCTTCTACCACGAGGTCGAGGGCGACGAGCTGGTGCAGCTCGGCAATTCCTTCCGGAACATGGTCTGGAGCATCCGGCTCTACCGCCACCGCCTGCGCGAGTCCGAGGAGAAATACCGCTCCCTGTTCGACAGCGGGCCGGATCCCATTTTCGTGGTCGAGCTGGCCAGCGGGGAAATCCGCGACGCCAACCCGCGCGCCGAGGAGCTTTACGGCTACGAGCGCGGCGATCTGGTGGGCCGGTCCTTCGTGCTCCTCGGCCCGGAACACAACGCCGAATGCCTGCAACGCTTCCGCGACGAGTGCGAAACGGGCTGCGTCTACTATCCCAAGCTGATCCACTACCGCCGCGACAACGAGCCCTTTTTCGTGAACATGCACGCCTGCCCCATTTCCTATCGCGGCAGGTCGGCCATCATCGTGGCGGCCGCGGACATCACCGAAATGATCGAGAAGGACGCCCAGCTGATCCAGGCCGCCAAGATGAAGACCCTGGGCGAGATGAGCGCGGGCGTGGCCCACGAGCTGAACCAGCCCCTGAACGCCATCAAGATGGGCAGCGAATATCTGGCCCTGGAGGGCGAAGGGCTGGCGATCGGGGACGGGCAGCGGCGCGAGGTGCTCGCGGAGATCAGCACCCAGGTGGACCGCGCCTCGGAGATCATCAACACCCTGCGCGCCTTCGGCCGCAAGTCCGACCTGATTACGGAAAAAGTCGATCTGAACGCTCCGGTGCGGGCCGTGCTTTCCATGATCCGGCGGCAGTTCGAGCTGGAGAACATCCGTTTCGATCTGGAGCTGACGGACGGGCTGTCCCCGTTCCTCGGCCACAGCAACCGGCTCCAGCAGGTCTTTTTCAACCTCTTCACCAACGCGCGCGACGCCATCGACGCCTACGAGCCGGAAAACGGGGAAAACCCCAGGCGCATCAGCATCCGCACCGGCATGACCGAGGGCCGGGCCTGGGCCGAGGTCGGCGACACGGGCGGCGGCATCCCGGAGAACGTCCGGGCCAAGATTTTCGAACCCTTCTTCACCACCAAGGAAACCGGCCAGGGCATGGGGCTCGGCCTGGCCATCAGCTACGGAATCGTAAAAGACTATGGCGGGGAAATCCGCATTCAGAGCGGACCGGGCCAGGGCACGGTCTTCCGCCTGGAATTTCCCGTCGCCGCCCCAGGGGGGAGCGCATGA